GAAGGTCATGCAGTCGGGCAAGCCGCTCGTCATCCTCGCCGAGGACGTCGACGGCGAGGCGCTGTCGACCCTGGTCGTCAACAAGATCCGCGGCACCTTCAAGTCCGTCGCCGTCAAGGCCCCGGGCTTCGGCGACCGCCGCAAGGCCATGCTGCAGGACATCGCGATCCTCACCGGCGGCCAGGTCATCTCCGAGGAGGTCGGCCTCAAGCTGGAGACCGCCGGTCTCGAGCTGCTCGGCCAGGCCCGCAAGGTCGTCATCACCAAGGACGAGACCACCATCGTCGAGGGTGCCGGCGACGCTGCCCAGATCGAGGGCCGGGTCAACCAGATCCGCGCCGAGATCGAGAAGTCGGACTCCGACTACGACCGCGAGAAGCTGCAGGAGCGCCTCGCCAAGCTGGCCGGCGGCGTGGCCGTCATCAAGGTCGGCGCGGCCACCGAGGTCGAGCTCAAGGAGCGCAAGCACCGCATCGAGGACGCCGTCCGCAACGCGAAGGCGGCCGTCGAGGAGGGCATCCTCCCCGGTGGTGGCGTCGCGCTGGTCCAGGCCGGTGCCAACGCGTTCGACAAGCTCGAGCTCGAGGGTGACGAGGCCACCGGTGCGAACATCGTGAAGGTTGCGCTGTCCGCCCCGCTCAAGCAGATCGCCGTCAACGCCGGCCTCGAGGGTGGCGTCGTCGCGGAGAAGGTTGCCAACCTCCCCGCCGGCCAGGGCCTCAACGCCGCCACGGGCGAGTACGTCGACCTGCTGGCCGAGGGCATCATCGACCCGGCCAAGGTCACCCGCTCGGCGCTGCAGAACGCCGCGTCGATCGCCGCGCTGTTCCTCACCACCGAGGCCGTCGTGGCCGACAAGCCGGAGAAGGCCGCCGCTGGTGGCGACCCGACCGGTGGCATGGGCGGCATGGACTTCTGAGTCCCTCCGCTTCACCTGTTTCACACCACAGGGCCCTCGCTTCGGCGGGGGCCCTGTGGCATTAGTTCGACAGCGCCGACCGGCCGTCCCATGATGGAGACATGGTCGTGCCGGACTGGATCGGTCGCGCCCTCGGACGCCGACAACAGCGCGCGAGGCTCGCGGCGAGGAAGGTCGCCCGGGAACGGGCGGCGGTGCAGGGCGCCGAGCGCTGGGCACAGGAGTCGCACGGTGAGCTGCCGGTCGTGCCGAGCCAGGGGGACCTGATCTGCTTCAACGCGGCGATACATCCCTGCTGATCGCCAGCGAAGGCGGGTCAGCCGGCCAGAGAGTCCACGACTCGACCTCGCTGACGGACCGCCAAGTCGTGGCTGCGCGTCGGGTGCGAAGCGGCTGCTGCACAGGCGCCGTGTGCGGGCCGGCAACTAGCCGTATCGCGGCGAAAGGACACGGGCGCACGACGAGATCACGAGTGATCGCGGGCAGGTCAACGACCGCTGGAGTCGAAGCCAGGAACGAAGGAGAGATCCTGGCCAGGTAGAGACAGGAGGAGTTCGTCGTCGAGGTCGATCTTGAACTCGGCTGCAAGCGCGACGATCTCTTCGCCGACCGAAGTTCGTAGCGCCTCGAGACAGGCCGCAAAGAATGCGAAGTCCTGCTGGAACTTTGACGAGTGCGCACCAGCTGCGGTCACAAAATCTCGCGCGGCCTTCCGCATCCGCTTGAAGGATGCTTCAAGGGTGCCGCCATGCTTGACGTTCGGAATTTCGAGGTTGAGAAGGTCGCGCATCTTCTCCGCTGACAGCCTGCAGAACTCGGGGTCTTCGCGTCGATGGCCATCCGTCAGCAGGCGCATGTCCTCGAATCGGGTGAGCACTCGGCGCACAACGTCCTTGTTCGACTGGACGTACTCAACGTCAAGCGACACTCCCAGCAGTCCGATGCCAGTCAACCGAATCGGGATGCCCATTCAAATCTCCTGTCGAGCGGAATCTGTATCGGAAGGTACTTGTGTTCGGCCGGCGGCGTGGGAGAGTTGCTCTGCGAGGTCCGCCGCACTCAACCACGCGACCTGATGGCGCTCGCAGGCTTCGCGGACTGGGATGTCAGCGGTGACGACTGTGTAGACCTCGCCGATGAGAGACTCGCTAAGCCGTTGGGCGCCGTCGAGGGCGCATGCGATAAGGAGCGGGTCGGCGCAGCCTTCGCCGGCGTACAGGTCGATGAGTTCGAAGTCGTCTGCCGGCACCCGGCCCATCACCTCCTTGAGGTGTTCGAGAACCGAGGGCGTCGTCTTGTACTCAAGCGGGGTCAAGTCGTAACGGTCTGCGTAGATGCCGGCTTCGTGGATGACTTCCGACGGGAACCGGGCCACCTCGCGGAGAAGCGTGGACGTCCGGACGTCTTGCGGCATTTGGAATAGCGCGTTGTTGTCCACGAGGTAGCGATCGAAGTCGATGCTCATGCCGTGGCCGCCAAGTCCCGGACCTCTGAGGTGCTCAGATGGTTGAGGCAGACGCTGCGGCGAAACTCGCCGACATCCAGTCGTCCCGAGCCAAGTTGGATGACCATCCGGCTGAAATATTCAGGGCCGCAATACCGCATGACCGCGTTGATCGGTTTGGCTTTCTGTGCCGGCTTCTTCTCCCGTTGCAGATATACGCGCTCAAGTTCGGCAAGCCAAGCATCGGTGGTCTCGCGGTCAATTAGGTCGAGTTTCCATGCTCGCATCACGAAGGCCGACGGCGTGACTTTGTAGGCCGTTGCGTGCTGCCGCGCGGCGTCGAGGCTAGGTACGGAGACCTTCTTCAGTTCGGCTCGTGGCATGAGAACTTCGCCCGCGACTTCGTACTCGCGCTTGATGGCGCCGTTGCCGGTCTTGTCCTCGAACGTAACGGGGGCGAATGTGCCGTAGCCGACGAGGGCCGCGAGCAGCACCATGGTGAAGATCTTGCGTCCAGCCGGTTCGAAGTCTCCTTCATCACCAGAAGCGAGGAACAGGTACGGAATCTTGTTGTCCTTCACCGCGAGCCCCGAGAACTTGATGCCTTGCGGGACACGCTGCAGCATGTAGCCGGGCTGGTTACGGGACACGAACAACTGGTGGGCTTCGAAGCAGTTGATCAGGAACTCGAATGCCCGCTCTTTCGTGCCGTTCGCGTGCAACTCATCGAGAGTGAACCCAAGCGCTGAGCGCAGGATGTTCGCATCCTCCACCGGGGTCCGTTTGGTCTTGGCAGGCTTGCCCAAGCATCCGACGACCTGGTTCTTCGCCATGTTCGGTTCGAGGCGCTTGAGGTGTTCCTGTTTGCGGAGGAGGTCCTTGACGATCAACTCGACGTCGGCAAGCTGCACCTCGTGTCGTGAGTTCATCGAGAACGCTTGCTTGGACGTGCCTTTGAGCAGCAGATTGGTCTTCCGTTGAACCTGGGATCGGATGTTCTCGACGGGGGCGAAGAACAGGGTCCACGGGATGTCAGCTGCGCGGGCGTGGGCGACGAGGTCGGCCCAATTGATGAATCCGTCCTCGCGGGCGTGTCGAATATCGGCATACCCGCGACGGTGGGAGTTGTCGAAAAGCAGGTCGAATCCAGTCCTAGAAATGGGGACGGTTTGACCGTTGAGCTTGACGAGCAGTTCGTCGCTGGCGTCGGGGTGGGACATCGCTGGGCCTGTTGTAGGTGACGGTGTTCGCCGATCCTCGCGAACAAGTCCCCGCGAGGGTCTGTCCGCGTTCCGGCTCAAACATGTAATCACTGCTCCCTGCCATCTGTGTCAGGTTTCTTCAAATGGGTGCGTGAACCGCGGACGGGACGCTTCGGCCAGGGCTCGCGCCAGCTCAGGCGCCGGCATCGGTCCGGCTGGGGGGCGGAGGGTGCTGCGCGGCGTAGAGATCGCGGGTGATCAAGGATTCTGAAGAACTACTTGGCACCGCGAGCCACTGGCCACGGACCGGTCAATACGTGTCTGGCGGCCCTCGATTCAAGACGCGTCGCACGTTCCGGTCCGGGTCCTTCTGGGCAGAATGACCGAGGAGGCCCAGCCCACCAAGTCACCGGTTCGCTGTCCGGCCGACTCATCCCGGGCGCGCCAGAGCCCCGGCGTCGCTCAGGCTGAGACGGGAGCGGCGTGGACCAGGTCGACGGGTGGGTCGGGGTAGCACTCGCCGAGCACCGTGCCGTCGCGGGCTCGAAGCAGCTCGACGCGGATCGTGCCGCGTGGGGTGACGATGCGGGCGAGGCCGTGGGGCGTGATCCAGCGGTAGGCGGTAAGGCCGAGCTGGCGCACCTGGTAGCCGCCTCCGCCGTCGGGGAGGTGGCCGTGGGTCTTGATCCGATGGTGTCTTCGGGTCAGGGGAGCGGCGTTGTGGTCGCCGGTCTGGTCGGGTGGGCCGCCGCGCACGGGAGGGACGTAGGGAGTGGGGTGGTCGAGGTCGAAGTGCCCGCCGACGCCGGGCGCGTTGGTGGAGTGGGGGAACACGTCACCGCACATCCGCTGGAGGGCGCGCTCACGGACGATGGTGGGGTGCTCGTAGGCGTTCACGCTCGTGACACCGGCGAGGTCCAGCACGGGTTGCACGGTGACGTCGTGGCGGCCGAGGAGCTCGGCGAGCTGCTCGCGCAGGAACGGGCCGAGCCCTTCGACCCGGGCGACGCCGGGAAGGACGCCGGTGAGCGCCAGAGCCGAGACGTGTACGTGGATGACTGCCTTGCGGCGTCGGGCGGGCTTCTTCCTGGGCGGCTCGGGTGAGGGGCTGTCGTCGGCCCCGCCGTCGAGGCCGTCGAGGAACCGTGCGGCGGCGTGCGGGTCGGAGAGGAGCGCGAGCGCCTGGGCACGCAGCTGGGCCCGCGTCGGGGGCTCCTCGTCCGAGGCGCGGTCGTGGTGCGCCTCGAGGGCATCGGCGAGGTCGTCGATGACGGAATCCAGCTGGACCGCGGCACCGGCGGGCAGCTTCGCGGCGAACCGGCGGGTGGCGGCCTCGCCGCCGCCGAGGCGGTCGATGATGTCGCCGGGACGCGGCTTGGAGAGCCAGCACCCGGTCTTCTGGGCGTCCGCGGCGACCCGGGCCTGGTGGGCCGCCAGGTCGGCCTCGATCACCTTCGCCTCGGCGATCCGCAGGATCCGGCCCGGGGACTCCTGCACCGCGGCAGCGACGGCGGCATCGACCAGGCGCACCGCGTCGCGGTCGAGCTCCCGGGACAGCACGGCGACCTTGCGCGCGAGCCAGACCGGCATCCGCAGGTCGAGCACCAGGCTCCACACCGCCGGCAACCGGTGGCGCAGGTCCAGCGCGGCCGCGGCGAGGTTGTGCGTGCTGACGTAGCCGGACTGGAAGGCGATGGCCAGCTCACCGAGGCACAGCTCGGCGACCAGCGGTGTGCCGTCGCCGCCGAGCCGGACCAATCGGTCCCCGCCCCGCGACACCGGTGCGGCGCCGGGGGCGGACTGGGGGTCGTTGCCGTTGCGGTCGCACCACGCCAGCGCCAGCAGGAGCTGGTCGACCTCGGCCTGGCGCCGCTCACGCACGTTGGCCTCGGCGCGCGCCAGCAGCTCTGCCGCTGCCAGCTCGCCCAGGTCCAGGTCCATGCCCACAGTCGATCACGCACCCCCGACACAAACCGGCTCATCCCCATCAAGGGTGTAGGTGGGCGCCCGCGGGCCCATGCGCAGGGGGCGTGGTCCATCGCCGGCCGCGGCATCGCCGACCTGCAGTACCGACGGACAGCCTGACCGACCCGGCGCATCGCGGATCGGGTAGGTCAGCTGCCCCCAGCGATGTTGACCAGCCACGAGGTCCCGAACCGGTCGACGCACATCCCGAACTCGTCGCCCCACGGCTGGGTGGCCATCTCGACCGTCACGGTCCCTCCGTCCGACAGCGCCTGCCAGTAGCCGCGCATTTCCTCGGTGTCGTCCCCGCCGAGGCTGACCGCGAAGTTGTTTCCCGGGCCGCAACGTCTCGCCCGGCAGCATGTCGGCGGCCATCAGCGTGAGGCCAGACGCTGTTTCCAGCTGGCCGTGCATGACCTGGTCGCCTATGCCGTGGTCGTCGGTGCCGAAGTCGCCGAAGTGGTTGATCGTGAGATCGCCGCCGAAGACGTCCTGGTAGAACGCCAGCGCGGCCGAGGCATCACCCGCGAAGCTGAGGTAGGGGTTCAGTCGAGTGGTCATGGACCGACGATAGAGGGCTCATTTCAATCGAGCGTGTCGGAGTTGGGGTCTGAAGCCGCCGGTCTCGAGCAGCGATCTGGCGGTGTGGTTGGTCAGGTTGCGAAACCGAGCGGCGGGTTGGCGTCGGGCGCGTCGGGGTCTTCCGGATGGCGAGCGTGTGAACCTCCATCTTCGGGAGGTCTCGACTCCTACCCGCTCAACGACAGCGCCACCGAACCCACAGCGCTGCATCCTCATCTGGAGAGCCCACAAGCCCGGCCGATGCGGTAGGCATGAGGTGCGGCTCGATCCGCCGTGAAGCGATGTCCGGGAGGAGCACGTCATGGAGTCGACGAACCTGACCGCGCTGGCGGACAGCCAGCTCGAGGCCGCCCGGGCCGCGAGCAGCGGACGTGCCTCCGTCACCGTGTACGGCGGCCGCGAGCACCGGCTGCGGCAGACCTTGATCGCGCTGCGGGCGGGGGAGCGCCTGGGTGAGCACGATGCTCCCGAGGAGGCGACGCTGCAGGTGGTGGAGGGAGAGGTCGCGCTGCACGCGGGTGGCGACACCTGGCGTGGCGGCGTCGGCGACCACCTCGTCATCCCGCCGCAGCGGCACGACCTCGAGGCGATCAGTGACGCAGCGGTGCTGCTGACGGTGGCCAACTAGCCTGACTCCGTGACAACCAGCGGTCTCCTCCTCGCCGCCGGTGCGGGCCGCCGGATGGGCATGCCCAAGGCGCTGGTCCGCGACGACGACGGCACGCCCTGGCTGACTCGATCGGTGCAGGTCCTCCGCGAGGGCGGGTGCGACCGAGTGGTGGTCGTGCTGGGCGCGGGCGCCGACGAGGCGGAGCCGCTGCTCGACGGCCTGGACGGCGTGAGCACGGTCCGCTCGGAGGACTGGTCCTCGGGCATGGGCGCCTCGCTCGCGACCGGCCTGGCAGCCCTCGACGAGGCCGACACCGAAGCCGCTCTGGTCCACCTCGTCGACCTGCCGGACGTCACCGCGGAGGTCGTGGCGCGCGTGCTGGCGACCGCCACGAGTAGTCAGGCACTCGCCCGGGCGTCGTACGACGGCCGCCCCGGTCACCCCGTCCTGATCGGCCGCGACCACTGGCTAGGCGTGATCACGAGCGCCACGGGCGACCAGGGCGCGCGCACCTACTTGGCATCCCACGAGGTGACCCTCGTCGAGTGCGGGGACCTGGCGAGCGGCGCCGACGTCGACCGGCGATGATGGACCGATGACCTCGGGTGCGCAGGGACGGGAAGTGTCGGCCGGGATGCGGCTGCTGGTCATCATGGGCTGCGTCGTCCTCGGCGGCGCGATCGGGACGGTCGCGGCGATCGCGCTCGACGCGTCGAGGGAGGTGGAGACCGTCGCACGCGTGGTGGGCGTCCTGTGCGGCTACGTCGCCAGCCGCACGATCCTGCGCTGGCTCTACACACCCCGCTGACTTCGGCAACAGTTGCCAACCTCCCGCCAACGGCCGCCGCCTAGCCTTGGTGCATGGACACCCGCGTCGCCGATCTCGCCCGCCGGCTGGAGGAGACGGGCTACCTCGCCGACGACGAGCTGGCGACCGTCCTGTTCCTGTCGCTGGAGATGTCGCGCCCGCTGCTGCTCGAGGGTGAGCCGGGCACCGGCAAGACGGCGCTGGCCGAGGCGATCGCGGAGTGCCTGGACCGGCCGCTGATCCGGCTGCAGTGCTACGAGGGCATCGACGCGACGCAGGCGCTCTACGACTGGGACTTCCCGCGCCAGATCCTGCACCTGCGGGCCCTGGAGGCGCTGTCGGGGAGCACCAAGGGTGACGTGGAGGAGGCCGAGAAGAGCCTGTACGACGAGCGTTTCCTCCTCGCGCGACCGGTCCTGGCCGCGCTGCAGCAGAGCCCGGCGGTGCTGCTCATCGACGAGGTCGACCGGGCCGACGACGAGTTCGAGGCGTTCCTGCTCGAGGTGCTCTCCACGTTCCAGGTGACCATCCCCGAGCTCGGCACCGTGCAGGCCGCGACGCCGCCGACGGTCGTGCTCACCTCCAACCGCACCCGCGAGCTGCACGACGCGCTCAAGCGACGCTGCCTCTACCACTGGATCGACCACCCGGGCCTGGAGCGCGAGGTCGCGATCGTCCGGTCGCGGGCGCCGGAGGTCAGCGCGACCCTGGCTCGCCAGGTGGTCGAGGTCGTGCAGCAGCTGCGGGCCGGCACCGACCTGCTCAAGCCGCCGGGCGTCGCCGAGACGCTCGACTGGGCGCGGGCCCTGCAGCACCTCGGCACCACCGACCTCGACGTCGAGACCGCGGCGCGGACCCTCGGCGCGCTGGTGAAGTACCGCGACGACGCCGAGCGGGTGCGCGCCGCGCTCGACCGGATGCTCGCGCGATGACCACCGCGACCCTGACCCACCAGCCCGACGAGATCCTCCTCGGCTTCGCCACCGCGCTCCGGGCGGCCGGCGTACCCGTCACCCAGGACCGCACCCGCGCCTACCTCGACGCCGTCGCCCTGGTCGGCCTCGGCGACCGTACGGCGACCCGCGCGGCCGGGCGCGCGACGCTGTGCGCGACCCCGGAGGACCTCGAGCGCCACGACCGGGTGTTCGACCAGTGGTTCGACCGCGACAACACCACGCCCACCGTCCGTCCCCGCACCGAGCGGCAGCAGCCGACGGCGTCCCTGCTGCCCGACGAGCAGTCGGCCGCAGGTGGCGGGCCCGACGAGGACGACGACCCGGTCAAGGCGGCGGCCAGCGCGACCGAGGTGCTGCGCCACCGCGACGTCGCCACCATGGACCCCGCCGAGCGGATCCGGCTCGCGGCCATGTTCGCCAACCTCCGCGTCACCCTGCCCACCCGCCCGACCGCCCGTCGTACGCCGCACCGCCGCGGCGACGTCGACGCCTCCCGGACCCTGCGCGCCAGCCTGCGCCGGATGGGGGAGCCGGCCGAGATCCACCGCCGGCGGCGCGCGACCCGACCGCGCCGGGTGGTGCTGCTGGTCGACGTGTCCGGCTCGATGAGCGGGTACGCCGACGCGCTGCTCCGCCTCGCCCACCGGGTCGTCAACGCCGGCCCCGGCGTCGAGGTGTTCAGCCTCGGCACCCGGCTCACCCACCTGACCCGCGCCCTCAGGCGCCGCGACCCGGACCGGGCGATCGCGGCCGCGGGCGACGTCGTACCGGACTGGTCGGGCGGTACCCGGCTCGGCGAGACGCTCAAGGCGTTCGTCGACCGGCACGGCCGCCGGGGCATGGCCCGCGGCGCGGTCGTGGTGATCTTCAGCGACGGCTGGGAGCGGGGCGACACCGCGCTGCTGGCCGAGCAGGTCGACCGGCTGCACCGGCTCGCCCACAAGGTCGTCTGGGTCAACCCGCACCGTGGCAAGGACGGCTACGCCCCGGTGCAGCAGGGGATCGTCGCCGTCCTGCCCCATGTCGACGCCTTCCTCGCCGGGCACTCGCTGGCGACGTTCGCCGACCTGCTCGAGGAGGTACGCCGTGCGTGAGGTCCTGCCCCAGCTGCTCGCCTGGTGGGAGGCGGGGGAGAGCGTCGGGATGGGCACCGTCGTGGCCACCTTCCGCTCCGCCCCGCGCCCACCGGGCGCCTCGATGCTGGTCGGCCCCGACGCGTCCGCGGTCGGCTCGGTCTCGGGCGGCTGCGTCGAGGGCGCGGTCTACGACCTGGCCCAGACGGTCACGGCCTCCGGCACCCCGACCCTGCAGCGCTACGGCGTCTCCGACGACGACGCGTTCGCCGTCGGCCTGACCTGCGGCGGCATCCTCGACGTGTACGTCGAGAAGGTGGACCGGGAGACCTTCCCCGAGCTCGCCGACATCGCCGCCGACATCGAGGCCGGCCGCCCGGTCGCGGTCGCGACCGTCGTCGACCACCCCGACCCGGCGTACGTCGGCCGGCGCACCGTGATCCGCCCCGACGAGTCCCCGACGGGCTCGCTGGGAAGCCAGCGCATCGACGACGCCGTGCGCGACGACGCGCTGGGCCTGCTCGCCTCCGGCCACAACGGCACGCTGAGCTACGGCCCCGACGGCGAGCGCCGCGGGGAGGGCATGCGGGTGTTCGTGTGGGCCTTCGCCCCCGCGCCGCGGATGCTGGTCTTCGGTGCCATCGACTTCGCCGCCGCGGTGGCGCGGGTCGGCGGGTTCCTCGGCTACCACGTCACGGTGTGCGACGCGCGACCCGTGTTCGCGACGACCAGCCGGTTCCCGGGCGCCGACGAGGTGGTCGTCGAGTGGCCGCACCGCTACCTCGCCGCCGAGCAGGAGGCCGGTCGCATCGATGCCCGCACGGTGGTCGCGGTGCTCACGCACGACCCGAAGTTCGACGTTCCCCTGCTCGAGGTGGCGTTGCGGCTGCCCGAGGTCGGCTACGTCGGCGCGATGGGCTCGCGGCGCACGCACGACGACCGGATGGAGCGGCTGCGGGAGGCGGGCCTGACCGAGGACGAGCTGGCCCGGCTGCGCAGCCCGATCGGCCTGGACCTCGGCGCCCGCACCCCGGAGGAGACCGCGATCAGCATCGCCGCGGAGATCGTCGCCGGCCGCTGGGGTGGTTCGGGGGAGCCGCTGGGGACGTTGAGCGGTCGCATCCACGCGTGATCGGCGTCACAAGCGGGAGTAGTCTGCAGGGCATGGACGAGCTCGACCAGCGTCGGCGGCGCGCGCTCGCCGCCTGGACCACGTGGGTCGAGGAGGGCGACGGTGCGCTGACCCAGGTGCGTCCCGAGATCCTCGACAGCTGGACCCGCTCGGGGGCCTCCGTCGCCCGCGACGTGATCCAGGCACCGCTGGCCGACGAGTCGGAGACCCGCTCCTTCTGGAAGGGCTCGCCGCTGCAGATCGCGGTCGAGCGGGTCGAGGACGAGCTGCGCCGCACGGCCGAGGACGGCGACCTCGTCCTCGCGGTCACCGACCCCGACACCCGCGTGCTGTGGACCTACGGCGGCCGCGTGATGCGGCGCAAGGCCGAGACCGTGAACTTCGTGCCCGGCGGGCGCTGGGACGACCGCTCCGTCGGCACCAACGCCCTCGACCTGGCCAACCGGCTGGACCGGCCCTCGATGGTGTTCAGCGCCGAGCACTACGCCCCGATCGTGCACAACTGGGTGTGCTGGGCCGCGCCGCTGCACGACCCGGTCAGCGGCACCAAGCTCGGCGTCCTCGACATCTCCACGACCTGGGAGCGCACCCACCCGATCGGCCTGGCCACCGCCCGCGTGCTCGCGCGGCTGGTCGAGCAGGCACTGCCGCGCACCCACTTCTACGAGGAGGCCGCGCCGCCCGAGGAGACCAGCGAGCCGGGGCTGGTGCTCAGCCTGCTCGGCACCGCCGAGGCCCGCGTCGACGGCCAGCGGCTGCTGCTCAACCGCCGCCAGACCGAGATCCTCTCGCTGCTCGCGCTGCACCCCGACGGGCTCTCGCTCGACCAGTTGCACGCGATGCTCTACGGCGACCACGCGGTCACCTTCTCCACGCTGAAGGCGGAGGTGTCCCACCTGCGCGCCGCGCTGGCCGGTCAGCTCGCGTCGCGTCCCTACCGGCTGCTGATGCCGATCGCGACCGACGTCGACCACGTGCTCGCGCTGCTGCGCCGCGGCAACGTCGCCGCCGCCGTCGAGGCCTACGGCGGCGACCTGCTGCCCGGCACCGAGAGCCCGGCGCTGGTCGAGATGGGGGAGTACGTCGCCGTCGCGGTCCGCGAGGCGCTGCTCGCCGACCCGCAGCCCGACGCGGTGCTGCACTACAGCGAGCTGGCGCCGTACGACACCGCGGTGCTGGAGGCCTGCCTCGCCGAGCTCGGCCGTGAGGGCCGGCTGCGGCACCCGGCGATCCCGCTGCTCAAGGCGCGGCTCGCGGTCGCCGACGCCTGAGCACCGCGATCAGCTCAGGAGTCGAGCCACTCCCGGATCGACTCGTTGTGCTGCCCGAGCGTGGGCGGCGCGACGTGCTGCTCGCGGCCGCCGGCGAAGGCGTTGTCGTCGAAGCGCAGCGTCGGTCCGGGCAGCTGGATGTTGCCGAGCGTGGAGTGCTCGACGTCGATGAGCAGGCCCTGCGAGCGGGTCTGCTCCCAGGCGTAGACGTCGTCGAGGCTGCGCACCTTGCCGGCCGGTACGCCGGCCTTGTCGAGGCGCGCGAGGACGTCCTCGGCGTCGAGCGGGGCCAGCAGCTCCTCGATGAGCGCGATCACGGCGTCGCGGTTCCG
This genomic interval from Nocardioides kongjuensis contains the following:
- the groL gene encoding chaperonin GroEL (60 kDa chaperone family; promotes refolding of misfolded polypeptides especially under stressful conditions; forms two stacked rings of heptamers to form a barrel-shaped 14mer; ends can be capped by GroES; misfolded proteins enter the barrel where they are refolded when GroES binds), which translates into the protein MSKLIAFNEEARRGLERGMNTLADAVKVTLGPKGRNVVLEKKWGAPTITNDGVSIAKEIELEDPYEKIGAELVKEVAKKTDDVAGDGTTTATVLAQALVREGLRNVAAGANPMGLKRGIEAAVSAVSEQLLGMAKDVETREQIAATATISAGGDATVGDAIAEAMDKVGKEGVITVEESNTFGIDLELTEGMRFDKGYISAYFVTDPERMETVLEDAYVLIANSKISNVKDLLPLLEKVMQSGKPLVILAEDVDGEALSTLVVNKIRGTFKSVAVKAPGFGDRRKAMLQDIAILTGGQVISEEVGLKLETAGLELLGQARKVVITKDETTIVEGAGDAAQIEGRVNQIRAEIEKSDSDYDREKLQERLAKLAGGVAVIKVGAATEVELKERKHRIEDAVRNAKAAVEEGILPGGGVALVQAGANAFDKLELEGDEATGANIVKVALSAPLKQIAVNAGLEGGVVAEKVANLPAGQGLNAATGEYVDLLAEGIIDPAKVTRSALQNAASIAALFLTTEAVVADKPEKAAAGGDPTGGMGGMDF
- a CDS encoding ImmA/IrrE family metallo-endopeptidase; this encodes MSHPDASDELLVKLNGQTVPISRTGFDLLFDNSHRRGYADIRHAREDGFINWADLVAHARAADIPWTLFFAPVENIRSQVQRKTNLLLKGTSKQAFSMNSRHEVQLADVELIVKDLLRKQEHLKRLEPNMAKNQVVGCLGKPAKTKRTPVEDANILRSALGFTLDELHANGTKERAFEFLINCFEAHQLFVSRNQPGYMLQRVPQGIKFSGLAVKDNKIPYLFLASGDEGDFEPAGRKIFTMVLLAALVGYGTFAPVTFEDKTGNGAIKREYEVAGEVLMPRAELKKVSVPSLDAARQHATAYKVTPSAFVMRAWKLDLIDRETTDAWLAELERVYLQREKKPAQKAKPINAVMRYCGPEYFSRMVIQLGSGRLDVGEFRRSVCLNHLSTSEVRDLAATA
- a CDS encoding cupin domain-containing protein is translated as MESTNLTALADSQLEAARAASSGRASVTVYGGREHRLRQTLIALRAGERLGEHDAPEEATLQVVEGEVALHAGGDTWRGGVGDHLVIPPQRHDLEAISDAAVLLTVAN
- a CDS encoding NTP transferase domain-containing protein — protein: MTTSGLLLAAGAGRRMGMPKALVRDDDGTPWLTRSVQVLREGGCDRVVVVLGAGADEAEPLLDGLDGVSTVRSEDWSSGMGASLATGLAALDEADTEAALVHLVDLPDVTAEVVARVLATATSSQALARASYDGRPGHPVLIGRDHWLGVITSATGDQGARTYLASHEVTLVECGDLASGADVDRR
- a CDS encoding AAA family ATPase is translated as MDTRVADLARRLEETGYLADDELATVLFLSLEMSRPLLLEGEPGTGKTALAEAIAECLDRPLIRLQCYEGIDATQALYDWDFPRQILHLRALEALSGSTKGDVEEAEKSLYDERFLLARPVLAALQQSPAVLLIDEVDRADDEFEAFLLEVLSTFQVTIPELGTVQAATPPTVVLTSNRTRELHDALKRRCLYHWIDHPGLEREVAIVRSRAPEVSATLARQVVEVVQQLRAGTDLLKPPGVAETLDWARALQHLGTTDLDVETAARTLGALVKYRDDAERVRAALDRMLAR
- a CDS encoding vWA domain-containing protein gives rise to the protein MTTATLTHQPDEILLGFATALRAAGVPVTQDRTRAYLDAVALVGLGDRTATRAAGRATLCATPEDLERHDRVFDQWFDRDNTTPTVRPRTERQQPTASLLPDEQSAAGGGPDEDDDPVKAAASATEVLRHRDVATMDPAERIRLAAMFANLRVTLPTRPTARRTPHRRGDVDASRTLRASLRRMGEPAEIHRRRRATRPRRVVLLVDVSGSMSGYADALLRLAHRVVNAGPGVEVFSLGTRLTHLTRALRRRDPDRAIAAAGDVVPDWSGGTRLGETLKAFVDRHGRRGMARGAVVVIFSDGWERGDTALLAEQVDRLHRLAHKVVWVNPHRGKDGYAPVQQGIVAVLPHVDAFLAGHSLATFADLLEEVRRA
- a CDS encoding XdhC family protein, which gives rise to MREVLPQLLAWWEAGESVGMGTVVATFRSAPRPPGASMLVGPDASAVGSVSGGCVEGAVYDLAQTVTASGTPTLQRYGVSDDDAFAVGLTCGGILDVYVEKVDRETFPELADIAADIEAGRPVAVATVVDHPDPAYVGRRTVIRPDESPTGSLGSQRIDDAVRDDALGLLASGHNGTLSYGPDGERRGEGMRVFVWAFAPAPRMLVFGAIDFAAAVARVGGFLGYHVTVCDARPVFATTSRFPGADEVVVEWPHRYLAAEQEAGRIDARTVVAVLTHDPKFDVPLLEVALRLPEVGYVGAMGSRRTHDDRMERLREAGLTEDELARLRSPIGLDLGARTPEETAISIAAEIVAGRWGGSGEPLGTLSGRIHA
- a CDS encoding transcriptional regulator, yielding MDELDQRRRRALAAWTTWVEEGDGALTQVRPEILDSWTRSGASVARDVIQAPLADESETRSFWKGSPLQIAVERVEDELRRTAEDGDLVLAVTDPDTRVLWTYGGRVMRRKAETVNFVPGGRWDDRSVGTNALDLANRLDRPSMVFSAEHYAPIVHNWVCWAAPLHDPVSGTKLGVLDISTTWERTHPIGLATARVLARLVEQALPRTHFYEEAAPPEETSEPGLVLSLLGTAEARVDGQRLLLNRRQTEILSLLALHPDGLSLDQLHAMLYGDHAVTFSTLKAEVSHLRAALAGQLASRPYRLLMPIATDVDHVLALLRRGNVAAAVEAYGGDLLPGTESPALVEMGEYVAVAVREALLADPQPDAVLHYSELAPYDTAVLEACLAELGREGRLRHPAIPLLKARLAVADA